The following are encoded in a window of Sulfitobacter sp. S190 genomic DNA:
- a CDS encoding peptidylprolyl isomerase, with protein MRNLWMATAVSALIGTGALASGLEIEIAGEANGTVKIDLLEDVAPQHVERITTLAEQGAYDGVVFHRVIDGFMAQTGDVQFGKVGADTRRAGTGGSDMPDLPAEFSDVAYEKGVVGMARAQNPDSANSQFFIMFDEAPFLNGQYTVVGKVTEGQDVVDAIKRGTGGNGAVVGDPDVMQKVTVVE; from the coding sequence ATGCGTAATCTGTGGATGGCAACCGCTGTGTCGGCTTTGATCGGGACCGGGGCACTGGCTTCCGGTCTGGAGATCGAAATCGCGGGCGAGGCAAACGGCACGGTCAAGATTGACCTGTTGGAAGACGTGGCACCCCAGCACGTGGAACGCATCACCACGCTCGCAGAGCAGGGCGCGTATGACGGCGTCGTGTTCCACCGCGTGATTGACGGCTTCATGGCACAAACTGGTGACGTTCAGTTTGGCAAGGTCGGCGCAGATACGCGTCGGGCCGGAACGGGCGGATCGGACATGCCGGACCTGCCAGCCGAGTTTTCTGACGTGGCCTATGAAAAAGGCGTCGTTGGCATGGCGCGGGCGCAAAACCCCGATTCTGCCAACAGCCAGTTCTTCATCATGTTTGATGAGGCGCCCTTCCTGAACGGCCAGTACACCGTTGTGGGCAAGGTCACCGAAGGACAGGACGTCGTCGACGCGATCAAGCGCGGCACAGGTGGAAACGGCGCAGTTGTCGGCGATCCCGATGTGATGCAAAAAGTGACAGTGGTCGAGTAA
- a CDS encoding peptidylprolyl isomerase, protein MAEIKDPENTILMELKDGTVTIQLLPDVAPEHTARMKELARAGAYDNVAFHRVIDGFMAQTGDVQHANMEKDYNPRMAGTGGSDKPDLPAEFSKIPHARGSLGAARSANPNSANSQFFINFKDNDFLNGQYTVYGQVIEGMEHVDALTRGEPPADPDRMISVKVAADA, encoded by the coding sequence ATGGCCGAGATCAAAGACCCAGAAAACACCATCCTGATGGAGCTCAAGGACGGAACCGTCACCATCCAGCTGTTGCCCGACGTGGCACCCGAACATACCGCCCGCATGAAGGAACTCGCCCGCGCCGGCGCCTATGACAACGTGGCCTTCCACCGGGTGATCGACGGCTTCATGGCCCAGACAGGCGATGTGCAGCACGCCAACATGGAAAAAGACTACAACCCGCGCATGGCGGGGACCGGTGGGTCGGACAAGCCCGATCTGCCCGCAGAATTTTCTAAGATCCCCCATGCCCGTGGCAGTCTGGGCGCGGCGCGTTCCGCGAACCCGAACTCGGCCAACAGCCAGTTTTTCATTAACTTCAAGGACAACGATTTCCTGAACGGTCAATACACCGTCTACGGTCAGGTCATTGAAGGTATGGAGCATGTGGATGCGCTGACGCGCGGCGAACCACCTGCGGATCCTGATCGCATGATCAGCGTCAAGGTGGCCGCAGATGCGTAA
- a CDS encoding phosphoglycerate kinase — translation MGWKSLDDMDLLGKRVLVRVDINVPVEDGRVTDTTRIDRIVPTVTDILQKGGKPMLLAHFGRPKGKTVPDMSLRQILPALQNALGQDITFIETLEAAEAMQDTPTLSLLENIRFYPGEEANDPDFAARLADLGDVYCNDAFSAAHRAHASTEAIARALPACAGRLMQAELSALEAALAAPERPVGAVVGGAKVSTKIALLENLVGKLDLLVIGGGMANTFLAAQGAQLGASLQEPDYFDTAKDIMAQAEKSGCRVLLPVDGLVSKAFKSGADHKVIALDNGTKLDDDQMVLDAGPDTIALVKSAFEGLKTLIWNGPMGAFEIPPFDTATVAAARAAAAQTKAGALIAVAGGGDTVAALNQAGAADDFTYISTAGGAFLEWMEGKELPGVAALRA, via the coding sequence ATGGGCTGGAAATCGCTGGACGATATGGATCTGTTGGGCAAACGGGTCCTGGTGCGTGTCGATATCAATGTCCCCGTCGAGGACGGTCGTGTCACGGACACCACCCGCATCGACCGGATTGTTCCCACGGTGACCGATATCCTGCAAAAGGGTGGCAAACCGATGCTGCTGGCGCATTTTGGGCGCCCCAAGGGCAAAACCGTCCCTGACATGAGCCTGCGTCAGATCCTGCCCGCATTGCAGAACGCACTCGGTCAGGACATCACTTTTATCGAAACACTGGAAGCCGCCGAAGCAATGCAGGACACACCCACGCTGTCGCTGCTGGAAAACATCCGGTTCTATCCTGGCGAAGAAGCCAACGACCCGGACTTTGCGGCGCGTCTGGCCGACCTCGGCGATGTCTATTGCAACGATGCGTTTTCCGCCGCCCACCGCGCGCATGCGTCGACAGAAGCGATTGCTCGGGCCCTTCCCGCCTGTGCGGGACGTCTGATGCAAGCGGAGCTTTCCGCCCTCGAGGCCGCGCTCGCCGCGCCGGAACGTCCCGTCGGGGCCGTCGTGGGTGGCGCGAAGGTATCGACCAAGATCGCGCTGTTGGAAAATCTTGTCGGCAAGCTGGACCTTCTGGTGATCGGTGGCGGCATGGCCAACACGTTTCTTGCCGCGCAGGGCGCGCAACTGGGAGCGTCTTTGCAGGAGCCCGATTACTTCGACACGGCCAAGGACATCATGGCACAGGCCGAAAAATCCGGTTGCCGGGTGCTGTTGCCGGTTGACGGACTGGTGTCGAAAGCCTTCAAGAGCGGCGCCGATCACAAGGTCATTGCGTTGGACAACGGCACAAAGCTCGATGACGACCAGATGGTGCTTGATGCAGGCCCCGATACGATCGCGTTGGTCAAATCCGCCTTCGAAGGGCTCAAAACGCTGATCTGGAACGGCCCGATGGGGGCTTTCGAAATACCACCTTTCGACACCGCCACCGTTGCAGCAGCCCGGGCCGCGGCAGCGCAGACCAAAGCGGGCGCGCTCATCGCCGTAGCCGGCGGCGGTGATACCGTTGCCGCGTTGAACCAGGCCGGTGCAGCCGATGATTTCACCTATATCTCTACCGCGGGCGGTGCATTTCTGGAGTG